One genomic region from Ornithinicoccus hortensis encodes:
- a CDS encoding HU family DNA-binding protein, with the protein MNKADLIERLSEELGGRTLATTAIEAMVDVIIRQVAAGGRVTITGFGTFERVDRAPRTGRNPRTGELVPIEGTSSPRFRPGTYFKEVVAEPDQLPADGFVGGRAPSGSRSS; encoded by the coding sequence GGCTGATCTTATCGAGCGGCTGTCCGAAGAGTTGGGCGGAAGGACCCTGGCCACCACCGCCATCGAGGCCATGGTGGACGTGATCATCCGGCAGGTCGCTGCCGGGGGTCGGGTCACCATCACCGGGTTCGGCACCTTCGAGCGCGTCGATCGGGCACCCCGCACCGGCCGGAACCCCCGCACCGGTGAACTGGTCCCGATCGAGGGCACGAGCAGCCCGCGGTTCCGCCCCGGCACCTACTTCAAGGAAGTCGTCGCCGAGCCGGACCAGTTGCCGGCCGACGGTTTCGTCGGGGGCCGTGCCCCCAGCGGGAGCCGTTCGAGCTGA
- the cofC gene encoding 2-phospho-L-lactate guanylyltransferase: MSPLPAWRLVVPVKDARLAKTRLEPPPPLTRPDLARAMARDTLEAVCRALPPADVLVVSSDEAAVRTARGLGCVVVPDPGAGLNAAVAAGLDAARTGHTGPVGVLLGDLPALRPEDLGAALAACLAHPVAVVPDAEGGGTVLLTAAAGSTLRPRFGPDSAARHADLPGAVRLPLQLPRLRRDVDDAAALAEVAALGPGRHTAALLATVRGPRTSTGSPGRPATAG, translated from the coding sequence GTGTCCCCCCTCCCCGCCTGGCGACTCGTGGTGCCGGTCAAGGACGCCCGGCTGGCCAAGACCCGGCTGGAACCGCCGCCCCCGCTGACCCGTCCGGACCTCGCCCGGGCGATGGCGCGGGACACCCTCGAGGCCGTATGCCGTGCGCTGCCCCCGGCGGACGTGCTCGTCGTTAGCTCCGACGAGGCGGCGGTGCGGACCGCCCGCGGCCTCGGCTGCGTGGTGGTGCCCGACCCGGGTGCCGGGCTCAACGCCGCGGTCGCCGCCGGGCTCGACGCCGCCCGCACCGGTCACACCGGACCCGTGGGGGTGCTGCTCGGCGACCTCCCCGCGCTGCGCCCCGAGGACCTGGGCGCGGCGCTGGCCGCCTGCCTGGCCCACCCGGTGGCGGTGGTGCCGGACGCCGAGGGCGGCGGCACGGTCCTGCTGACGGCGGCGGCGGGCAGCACGCTGCGCCCCCGGTTCGGCCCGGACTCGGCCGCCCGGCACGCCGACCTGCCCGGCGCGGTGCGCCTCCCACTCCAGCTGCCCCGGCTGCGTCGGGACGTCGACGACGCGGCGGCGCTGGCCGAGGTGGCGGCACTGGGACCGGGTCGGCATACGGCCGCGCTGTTGGCCACCGTCCGGGGACCACGCACCTCGACCGGATCACCCGGTCGGCCCGCGACGGCCGGTTAG
- a CDS encoding lysophospholipid acyltransferase family protein, whose translation MALTTRDWSGGENLPESGGFVAAANHLSEIDPLIVAHYLVDHGCPPLFLAKASLFKIPLVGPALKGLGQVPVHRGTSRAVDALAEAEQAVLDGSCVAIMPEGTLTRDPDLWPMRAHVGVARLALVTRAPVIPIAQWGAQKLLAPYANRPTGLFSRHTMQVTAGPAVPLDDLFGREDDAGALREATDRVMAAITVQLARLRGEEPPEKPFVYRRTGQESGRESLKKARRSAHPPASAESPESPGATDSSGSSGTEGERE comes from the coding sequence ATGGCGCTGACGACGCGGGACTGGTCGGGAGGGGAGAACCTGCCCGAGAGCGGCGGGTTCGTCGCCGCGGCCAACCACCTCTCCGAGATCGACCCGCTGATCGTGGCCCACTACCTGGTCGACCACGGGTGCCCGCCCCTGTTCCTGGCCAAGGCGTCGCTGTTCAAGATCCCCCTGGTCGGGCCGGCACTTAAGGGGCTTGGCCAGGTGCCCGTGCACCGCGGCACCAGCCGGGCGGTCGACGCGCTCGCCGAGGCGGAGCAGGCGGTCCTGGACGGCAGCTGCGTGGCGATCATGCCGGAAGGCACGCTGACCCGGGACCCGGACCTGTGGCCGATGCGGGCCCACGTCGGGGTGGCCCGGCTGGCGCTGGTCACCCGGGCCCCCGTCATACCGATCGCGCAGTGGGGTGCCCAGAAGCTGTTGGCGCCGTATGCCAACCGGCCGACCGGGCTGTTCTCCCGGCACACCATGCAGGTCACGGCCGGTCCGGCGGTGCCGCTGGACGACCTGTTCGGGCGCGAGGACGACGCGGGCGCGCTGCGCGAGGCGACCGACCGGGTGATGGCCGCCATCACGGTCCAGCTCGCGCGGTTGCGGGGGGAGGAACCCCCGGAGAAGCCGTTCGTCTACCGGCGCACCGGCCAGGAGTCCGGACGGGAGAGCCTCAAGAAGGCACGGCGGTCGGCCCACCCGCCGGCTTCCGCGGAGTCACCGGAGTCACCGGGTGCGACGGATTCGTCGGGTTCGTCAGGTACTGAGGGGGAGCGGGAATGA
- a CDS encoding NAD(P)H-dependent glycerol-3-phosphate dehydrogenase, whose product MTTAAVFGSGSWGTAFAAILADAGCTVRLQGRRQELVDRINRDRVNADYLPELSLPDGIRATTDPAEAADGADLVVLAIPSQTLRDNLATWADVLPGDAPVVSLMKGIELGTGLRMSEVISEAGHVEPDRVAVVSGPNLAREIAAKQPAASVVACADIGTAEVVAQACAAPYFRPYTQTDVVGTEIGGAVKNVVALAAGMAEGLGFGDNTKSTIITRGLAETARLSEALGADPATLMGLAGVGDLIATCMSPLSRNHSFGLNLGRGMSVAEVVAVTKQTAEGVKSCHSVLELALRNEVDMPLATGVTAVVEQGVHPRQVAEALMGRPRKHERQ is encoded by the coding sequence ATGACCACCGCCGCGGTCTTCGGCAGCGGCTCGTGGGGCACCGCGTTCGCCGCGATCCTGGCCGACGCCGGGTGCACCGTGCGGCTGCAGGGTCGCCGACAGGAACTGGTCGACCGGATCAACCGGGACCGGGTCAACGCCGACTACCTGCCCGAGCTCAGCCTGCCCGACGGGATCCGCGCCACCACCGACCCCGCGGAGGCCGCCGACGGCGCCGACCTGGTCGTGCTGGCGATCCCCTCCCAGACGCTGCGGGACAACCTGGCGACCTGGGCGGACGTGCTGCCCGGGGACGCACCGGTGGTCTCCCTGATGAAGGGGATCGAGCTGGGGACCGGGTTGCGGATGAGTGAGGTGATCAGCGAGGCGGGCCACGTCGAACCGGACCGGGTCGCAGTCGTCTCCGGCCCGAACCTGGCGCGGGAGATCGCCGCGAAGCAGCCCGCCGCGAGCGTCGTCGCCTGTGCCGACATCGGCACCGCCGAGGTGGTGGCGCAGGCGTGCGCGGCGCCCTACTTCCGCCCCTACACCCAGACCGACGTCGTCGGCACCGAGATCGGTGGTGCCGTCAAGAACGTCGTGGCGCTCGCCGCCGGGATGGCCGAGGGCCTGGGGTTCGGGGACAACACCAAGTCCACCATCATCACCCGCGGGCTGGCCGAGACCGCACGGCTGTCCGAGGCGCTGGGTGCCGACCCGGCGACGCTGATGGGGCTGGCCGGGGTCGGCGACCTCATCGCCACCTGCATGTCGCCGCTGTCCCGCAACCACTCCTTCGGGCTCAACCTGGGCCGGGGCATGTCGGTGGCCGAGGTGGTCGCGGTGACCAAGCAGACGGCCGAGGGCGTCAAGTCCTGCCACTCGGTGCTCGAGCTCGCGCTCCGCAACGAGGTCGACATGCCGCTCGCGACCGGGGTGACCGCGGTCGTCGAGCAGGGGGTCCACCCGCGCCAGGTGGCCGAGGCGCTGATGGGACGGCCGCGCAAGCACGAGCGGCAGTAG
- a CDS encoding D-alanine--D-alanine ligase family protein, giving the protein MDSTPTPQSPPPAKRPRVAIVFGGRSQEHAISCATAASVLRAIDRESYDVIPVGITRDGYWVQAADDPAALEISGDRLPEVADTGTQVVLPLGVHDRTLTVARPGEVPATLGEVDVVFPLLHGPFGEDGTLQGLLELADIRYVGCGVLASAAMMDKAMMKTVFTSAGLPVGPYVVITDARWRTDRDGVLAEAGALDFPVFVKPARAGSSVGISKVTGPEGLAEAIESAREHDPKVLVEAGIDGRELEVGVLQGRDHAPPRVSEVGEIAVTGGHDFYDFGAKYLDEGNVELSCPAQVPDEVREEIRRIAAVAFEAAGCEGLSRVDCFYADDGRVLINEINTLPGFTPYSMYPQVWAASGIAYPDLIDELLQLALNRPLGLR; this is encoded by the coding sequence ATGGACAGCACGCCCACGCCCCAGAGCCCCCCGCCCGCCAAGCGCCCACGGGTGGCCATCGTCTTCGGTGGTCGCTCGCAGGAGCACGCCATCTCCTGTGCCACCGCTGCCAGCGTGCTGCGGGCCATCGACCGCGAGTCGTATGACGTCATCCCGGTGGGCATCACCCGGGACGGCTACTGGGTGCAGGCTGCCGACGACCCCGCGGCCCTGGAGATCAGCGGAGACCGACTGCCTGAGGTGGCCGACACCGGCACCCAGGTGGTGCTGCCGCTCGGTGTGCACGACCGGACGCTGACCGTGGCGCGTCCCGGTGAGGTGCCGGCGACCCTGGGCGAGGTCGACGTGGTCTTCCCGCTGCTGCACGGACCCTTTGGCGAGGACGGGACCCTGCAGGGCCTCCTGGAACTGGCCGACATCCGCTACGTGGGCTGCGGGGTGCTCGCGTCGGCGGCGATGATGGACAAGGCGATGATGAAGACCGTCTTCACCAGCGCCGGCCTGCCCGTCGGTCCCTACGTGGTGATCACGGACGCGCGGTGGCGCACCGACCGGGACGGCGTGCTCGCCGAGGCGGGCGCCCTGGACTTCCCGGTCTTCGTCAAACCGGCCCGGGCCGGGTCCTCGGTCGGCATCAGCAAGGTGACCGGACCCGAGGGACTGGCCGAGGCAATCGAGAGCGCACGGGAGCACGACCCCAAGGTGCTCGTGGAAGCGGGCATCGACGGACGTGAGCTCGAGGTCGGGGTGCTGCAGGGACGCGACCACGCGCCCCCGCGGGTCAGCGAGGTCGGCGAGATCGCGGTCACCGGTGGTCACGACTTCTACGACTTCGGCGCCAAGTACCTCGACGAGGGCAACGTCGAACTCTCCTGCCCGGCACAGGTGCCCGACGAGGTCCGGGAGGAGATCCGGCGCATCGCCGCGGTGGCCTTCGAGGCCGCCGGGTGCGAGGGGCTGTCCCGGGTCGACTGCTTCTACGCCGACGACGGGCGAGTGCTGATCAACGAGATCAACACCCTGCCCGGCTTCACGCCCTACTCGATGTATCCCCAGGTGTGGGCGGCCTCGGGCATCGCCTACCCCGACCTCATCGACGAGTTGCTGCAGCTGGCGCTGAACCGCCCGCTCGGTCTGCGCTGA
- a CDS encoding DUF3515 family protein has translation MHRRPSALTALRPLAAAGLLLVVAGCSSAVKATPFADSDSAVCREVAAAWPATVGGQTPREVAVQSEGVAAWGDPAIIARCGATSPGPTTDPCIDADGVDWVAHELEDGYAFTTFGREPGIEVLVPSAYAPEPLLLSAFRAAAEVVPPTGPHCT, from the coding sequence ATGCACCGTCGTCCATCTGCGCTGACGGCCCTCCGCCCGCTCGCGGCGGCCGGGCTCCTCCTGGTCGTGGCGGGATGCTCCTCGGCGGTGAAGGCCACGCCGTTCGCGGACTCCGACTCCGCCGTCTGCCGCGAGGTCGCTGCCGCCTGGCCCGCCACGGTGGGCGGCCAGACCCCGCGCGAGGTGGCCGTGCAGTCCGAGGGCGTAGCGGCCTGGGGGGACCCGGCGATCATCGCCCGGTGTGGAGCGACCTCCCCCGGCCCCACGACCGACCCCTGCATCGACGCGGACGGCGTGGACTGGGTGGCCCATGAGTTGGAGGATGGCTACGCCTTCACCACCTTCGGCCGCGAACCCGGCATCGAGGTCCTGGTGCCGTCGGCATACGCCCCGGAGCCCCTCCTGCTGTCGGCCTTCCGTGCCGCCGCCGAGGTCGTCCCCCCGACCGGCCCCCACTGCACCTGA
- a CDS encoding Lrp/AsnC family transcriptional regulator: protein MVQAYILVQTEVGRSSQVAHAIGDLPGVRSAEDVTGPYDVIALIEAESVDDLGRQVIAKIQEVPHITRTTTCTVVHLR from the coding sequence ATGGTTCAGGCGTACATCCTCGTGCAGACCGAGGTGGGCAGGTCCTCGCAGGTCGCCCACGCGATCGGCGACCTGCCGGGTGTCCGGTCCGCCGAGGACGTCACCGGCCCGTACGACGTCATCGCGCTGATCGAGGCCGAGTCCGTCGACGACCTCGGTCGACAGGTCATCGCCAAGATCCAGGAGGTGCCGCACATCACGCGCACCACCACATGCACCGTCGTCCATCTGCGCTGA
- the thiL gene encoding thiamine-phosphate kinase: MSQGESGRRSTPEPGGAQGPTLGELGEDGILRVVFAAFRDEEAAGGRVLVGPGDDTALLATGGAVLATTDTVVAGRDWRDDWSTGRDVGAKVVAQNLADLAAMGGAGTGLLVTLVAPGHTPAAWVEDLTAGIAAAARAARVPVIGGDLSSTEGPVMVSVTALGELTVARPVLRSGARPGHVLAVAGPVGRSAAGLELLRAGWDGTTRRDLVDYHRAPTPDLAAGPAAAAAGASAMIDVSDGLVRDAGRLARASAVLIDLDADAVGAHAAALTPELPEDVALDCVLRGGEEHEMLATFPDGALGALTGWMVIGRVREAGAQGEAPAPGVRYRGEPLAGGGWDHFGG, translated from the coding sequence ATGTCGCAGGGCGAGTCGGGTCGACGGTCCACGCCAGAGCCCGGCGGGGCCCAGGGGCCCACGCTGGGCGAGCTGGGCGAGGACGGGATCCTGCGCGTCGTCTTCGCCGCCTTCCGGGACGAGGAGGCAGCCGGTGGGCGGGTCCTGGTCGGGCCGGGGGACGACACCGCCCTGCTGGCCACCGGCGGCGCCGTGCTGGCCACCACCGACACCGTCGTGGCGGGGCGGGACTGGCGGGACGACTGGTCGACGGGCCGGGACGTCGGGGCCAAGGTGGTGGCCCAGAACCTGGCCGACCTGGCGGCGATGGGCGGGGCCGGCACCGGACTGCTGGTCACCCTCGTCGCCCCTGGCCACACCCCGGCCGCGTGGGTCGAGGACCTCACCGCCGGTATCGCCGCGGCCGCCCGGGCCGCCCGCGTCCCGGTGATCGGCGGGGACCTGTCCTCCACCGAGGGGCCGGTGATGGTGTCCGTGACCGCGCTCGGGGAACTGACGGTGGCCCGGCCGGTGCTGCGGTCCGGCGCCCGCCCTGGGCACGTGCTGGCGGTGGCCGGCCCCGTCGGACGGTCCGCGGCCGGGCTGGAACTGCTGCGCGCCGGGTGGGACGGGACGACGCGGCGCGACCTGGTCGACTACCACCGCGCCCCGACCCCGGACCTGGCCGCGGGGCCCGCAGCGGCCGCGGCCGGGGCGAGCGCGATGATCGACGTCTCCGACGGGCTGGTGCGGGACGCCGGTCGCCTGGCCCGTGCCAGCGCCGTGCTCATCGACCTGGACGCCGACGCGGTCGGGGCCCACGCGGCGGCGCTCACCCCGGAGCTGCCCGAGGACGTGGCGCTGGACTGCGTGCTGCGGGGTGGGGAGGAGCACGAGATGCTCGCCACCTTCCCCGACGGCGCGCTCGGGGCACTGACCGGGTGGATGGTCATCGGACGGGTGCGCGAGGCTGGAGCCCAGGGGGAGGCGCCGGCGCCCGGGGTGCGCTACCGGGGAGAACCGCTCGCCGGCGGGGGATGGGACCACTTCGGCGGTTGA
- the rpmB gene encoding 50S ribosomal protein L28 gives MAATCDVCGKGPSFGHTISHSHRRTKRRWNPNIQRVRALVGPSGVTPKRLNVCTSCLKAGKVTTR, from the coding sequence GTGGCTGCCACTTGCGATGTCTGCGGCAAGGGACCGAGCTTCGGTCACACCATCTCGCACTCCCACCGCCGGACCAAGCGTCGTTGGAACCCGAACATCCAGCGCGTCCGTGCGCTGGTCGGCCCGAGCGGCGTGACCCCCAAGCGTCTCAACGTCTGCACCTCCTGCCTGAAGGCCGGCAAGGTCACCACCCGCTGA
- a CDS encoding DAK2 domain-containing protein — protein MTDPETPQPPVRLDLAAARRWALSARSMLADARERINALNVFPVPDGDTGTNMFLTMDGSLDVLRGHHQARTGEISLTEGLALIARGMLLSARGNSGVILSQLVRGLHEAVAAAGPDLTEVGPEVLADAFARADRFAWDGVSTPVEGTILSVSRASALGAAAALSPAAATPDGRTVHAVAQAALESARTALARTTEQLPVLASAGVVDAGGAGLVVVLEALERVLGETGEDDPQALQDLRHWQLAGARAETAGAGSGGAGAPSGHGPAGAGHPGADCSMEGGGYEVMYLLTGSDPERAQHLRSHLTNVGESVLVAGGPAEWRVHVHLSDTDVALEAGAMAGRVEHVTVMALPEPLVGGGAGEVAARSGDGGPAAGPAEGQEAPRPAVGVVACAAGEGMLEILAGAGAEVVRSTPGDRASTGQLLSAIWATRAGSVIVLPNDPDTRLAADAAAQAAVEDELAVHVVPSRASVQGLAALAVLDPEGSLESNLSAMTEAVRATRHGAVTEASKDGHTPVGPCRRGQALGLVDWDIAVVADTAAEAIAGVLRLLLAGPGADTAGPGGDAATAELLTVVVGLDADREAGLAVVRDVAAAHPGVEVEVLEGLQRTYPWVFGVE, from the coding sequence GTGACCGATCCGGAGACCCCTCAGCCCCCGGTGCGGCTCGACCTCGCGGCCGCCCGGCGGTGGGCGCTGAGCGCCCGCTCGATGCTGGCCGACGCCCGGGAGAGGATCAACGCCCTCAACGTCTTCCCGGTGCCCGACGGGGACACCGGCACCAACATGTTCCTGACGATGGACGGCTCCCTCGACGTGCTCCGCGGGCACCACCAGGCCCGTACCGGCGAGATCAGCCTCACCGAGGGGCTGGCCCTGATCGCCCGCGGCATGCTGCTCTCCGCCCGGGGCAACTCCGGAGTGATCCTGAGCCAGCTGGTCCGCGGCCTGCACGAGGCGGTGGCGGCGGCCGGGCCGGACCTGACGGAGGTGGGCCCGGAGGTACTCGCCGACGCCTTCGCGCGGGCCGACCGGTTCGCCTGGGACGGCGTGAGCACCCCGGTGGAGGGCACCATCCTGTCGGTGTCCCGGGCGTCCGCCCTCGGCGCCGCGGCGGCGCTGTCGCCGGCGGCCGCGACACCGGACGGGCGCACCGTGCACGCGGTCGCGCAGGCGGCGCTGGAGTCGGCCCGCACCGCCCTGGCGCGGACCACGGAGCAGTTGCCGGTACTGGCCAGCGCCGGGGTGGTCGACGCCGGCGGCGCTGGTCTGGTCGTCGTGCTCGAGGCGCTGGAACGGGTGCTGGGCGAGACGGGGGAGGACGACCCGCAGGCCCTGCAGGACCTGCGCCACTGGCAGCTCGCCGGGGCACGGGCGGAGACCGCCGGGGCTGGGTCAGGGGGCGCCGGGGCACCATCCGGGCACGGTCCGGCGGGTGCCGGTCATCCGGGGGCCGACTGCTCGATGGAGGGCGGGGGCTATGAGGTGATGTACCTCCTCACCGGGTCCGACCCGGAACGGGCCCAGCACCTGCGCAGCCACCTGACCAACGTGGGGGAGTCCGTCCTGGTCGCCGGGGGTCCGGCGGAGTGGCGGGTGCACGTGCACCTCTCCGACACCGACGTCGCCCTGGAGGCGGGGGCGATGGCCGGCCGGGTCGAGCACGTGACGGTCATGGCACTGCCGGAACCGCTGGTCGGGGGCGGGGCCGGGGAGGTGGCGGCGCGGTCCGGCGACGGGGGGCCTGCTGCCGGTCCTGCCGAGGGTCAGGAGGCACCCCGGCCCGCGGTGGGCGTGGTCGCCTGCGCGGCCGGTGAGGGCATGCTCGAGATCCTGGCCGGCGCCGGCGCCGAGGTGGTCCGGTCCACACCCGGTGACCGCGCCTCCACCGGTCAGCTGCTCAGCGCGATCTGGGCGACCCGGGCCGGGTCGGTCATCGTGCTGCCCAACGACCCGGACACCCGGTTGGCCGCGGACGCCGCCGCGCAGGCGGCCGTCGAGGACGAACTGGCGGTCCACGTGGTGCCCTCGCGGGCGAGCGTCCAGGGGTTGGCGGCACTGGCCGTCCTCGACCCGGAGGGCAGCCTGGAGAGCAACCTGTCGGCGATGACCGAGGCGGTGCGGGCGACCCGGCACGGGGCGGTCACCGAGGCCAGCAAGGACGGACACACCCCGGTGGGGCCCTGCCGCCGGGGCCAGGCCCTGGGCCTGGTCGACTGGGACATCGCGGTCGTCGCCGACACGGCGGCCGAGGCGATCGCCGGCGTGCTGCGCCTCCTGCTGGCCGGGCCGGGGGCGGACACCGCGGGGCCGGGCGGGGACGCCGCGACCGCCGAGCTGCTCACCGTGGTCGTCGGGCTCGACGCCGACCGGGAGGCCGGGCTGGCGGTGGTCCGGGACGTGGCGGCCGCCCACCCCGGGGTGGAGGTCGAGGTGCTCGAGGGGTTGCAACGGACCTACCCGTGGGTGTTCGGGGTCGAGTGA
- a CDS encoding ATP-dependent DNA helicase RecG yields the protein MDGPGVRTGLEAPLRPVLGKLAETLAKQRQIGTIGELLDFLPRTYLDPSRATDFTRLHEGEYVVLLAVVRHASTRRMKARRGTMLTVVVADEQGGELDLTFFRPYGHERALVPGRRVVCSGTVTHYGRRLQLTHPEYQVLGADSGAPTAYGEGPIPVYTAIKGTTSMKVSGAVDLALHAMGEVPDPIPAAVRLRHGLPSLEEAYRLVHQPSEESDHRRGRWRLKWQEAFVLQAALAQRRRSSQAVPATPRPAVDGGIADDFRERLPFDLTEGQEQVLAEVTADLALEVPMHRLLQGEVGSGKTVIALLAMLRVVDAGGQAALLAPTEVLATQHHRSITAMLGPLAEAGLLGGADHGTRVALLTGSQSAAERRANLLQAASGEAGIVIGTHALIQEHVQFAELGLVVVDEQHRFGVEQRDALRAKAETAPHTLVMTATPIPRTVAMTVYGDMETSTLSELPRGRQPISTHVVTSDRPTWISRTWERVAEEVAAGGQVYVVCPRIGDPDDPDLPHGSTVGPGGPVGAAGGVGDDEGLDQVVDEPAGDGADGAGDGAAAPQLHGVHQVERALRQLPATRDLRIAMVHGRQPAEEKDAVMRAFGLGEVDVLVATTVIEVGVDVPNATQMVILDADRFGVSQLHQLRGRVGRGGKPGLCLLVTQATSDQAPERLTAVAGTTDGFELARLDVELRREGDVLGASQSGGRSTVRFLRLVRDEDLIVAAHEAAWEVVEADPELRRHPGLQQELARIDAERAAFLERG from the coding sequence ATGGACGGACCCGGAGTCCGCACCGGGTTGGAAGCACCCCTGCGACCGGTCCTGGGCAAGCTGGCCGAGACGCTGGCCAAGCAGCGGCAGATCGGCACCATCGGGGAGCTGCTGGACTTCCTGCCCCGCACCTACCTGGACCCCTCCCGCGCGACCGACTTCACCCGGCTGCACGAGGGGGAGTATGTCGTGCTGCTGGCCGTCGTCCGGCACGCCAGCACCCGGCGGATGAAGGCCCGGCGCGGCACCATGCTCACCGTGGTCGTCGCCGACGAGCAGGGCGGCGAGCTGGACCTGACCTTCTTCCGCCCCTACGGCCACGAGCGGGCCCTGGTCCCCGGCCGGCGCGTCGTCTGCTCGGGGACGGTGACCCACTACGGCAGGCGGCTGCAGCTCACCCACCCGGAGTACCAGGTGCTGGGCGCCGACAGCGGCGCGCCCACGGCATACGGCGAGGGACCCATCCCGGTCTACACGGCGATCAAGGGCACCACGTCCATGAAGGTCTCGGGCGCGGTCGACCTCGCGCTGCACGCGATGGGCGAGGTGCCCGACCCGATCCCGGCGGCGGTGCGCCTGCGCCACGGACTGCCCTCGCTGGAGGAGGCCTACCGGCTGGTGCACCAGCCGAGCGAGGAGTCGGACCACCGGCGCGGCCGCTGGCGGCTGAAGTGGCAGGAGGCCTTCGTGCTGCAGGCCGCGCTGGCCCAGCGGCGCCGCTCCAGCCAGGCGGTCCCAGCGACCCCGCGACCGGCGGTCGATGGAGGCATCGCCGACGACTTCCGGGAGCGACTGCCGTTCGACCTCACGGAGGGGCAGGAGCAGGTGCTCGCCGAGGTGACCGCCGACCTGGCGCTCGAGGTGCCGATGCACCGGTTGCTCCAGGGGGAGGTGGGCTCCGGCAAGACCGTGATCGCGCTGCTGGCGATGCTCCGGGTGGTCGACGCCGGTGGTCAGGCAGCGCTGCTGGCCCCCACCGAGGTGCTGGCGACCCAGCACCACCGCTCGATCACGGCCATGCTGGGCCCGCTCGCCGAGGCCGGGCTGCTGGGCGGGGCCGACCACGGCACCCGGGTCGCGCTGCTGACCGGGAGCCAGTCGGCGGCCGAGCGCCGGGCCAACCTGCTGCAGGCGGCCAGCGGCGAGGCGGGCATCGTGATCGGCACGCACGCGCTGATCCAGGAGCACGTCCAGTTCGCCGAGCTCGGGCTGGTGGTCGTCGACGAGCAGCACCGCTTCGGCGTCGAGCAGCGGGACGCGCTGCGGGCCAAGGCCGAGACCGCCCCGCACACCCTAGTGATGACCGCGACCCCGATCCCGCGCACCGTGGCGATGACCGTCTACGGCGACATGGAGACATCCACGCTGTCCGAACTCCCCCGGGGGAGACAGCCGATCAGCACGCACGTGGTCACCTCCGACCGCCCGACCTGGATCTCCCGGACCTGGGAACGGGTCGCCGAGGAGGTGGCCGCCGGGGGCCAGGTGTATGTCGTCTGTCCCCGGATCGGTGACCCGGACGACCCGGACCTGCCGCACGGCAGCACGGTCGGGCCCGGCGGGCCGGTCGGCGCGGCGGGGGGCGTAGGTGACGACGAGGGGCTGGACCAGGTCGTGGACGAACCGGCCGGTGACGGTGCGGACGGCGCCGGTGACGGCGCGGCCGCCCCGCAGCTGCACGGGGTGCACCAGGTGGAACGCGCCCTGCGCCAGCTGCCGGCCACCCGGGACCTGCGGATCGCGATGGTGCACGGCCGGCAACCGGCCGAGGAAAAGGACGCCGTCATGCGCGCGTTCGGCCTCGGCGAGGTGGACGTGCTCGTCGCGACCACCGTGATCGAGGTCGGTGTGGACGTGCCGAACGCCACGCAGATGGTGATCCTGGATGCCGACCGCTTCGGCGTCTCCCAGCTGCACCAGCTCCGGGGGCGCGTCGGACGGGGCGGCAAACCGGGCCTGTGCCTGCTGGTCACCCAGGCCACCTCCGACCAGGCCCCGGAGCGGTTGACCGCGGTCGCGGGCACCACCGACGGGTTCGAGCTGGCCCGGTTGGACGTCGAGCTGCGCCGGGAGGGCGACGTGCTCGGCGCCTCCCAGTCCGGCGGACGCAGCACCGTCCGGTTCCTGCGCCTGGTCCGGGACGAGGATCTCATCGTCGCGGCCCACGAGGCCGCCTGGGAAGTGGTGGAGGCCGACCCCGAGCTGCGGCGCCACCCGGGGCTGCAGCAGGAGCTGGCCAGGATCGACGCCGAGCGCGCCGCCTTCCTGGAGCGGGGGTGA